DNA from Agathobaculum sp. NTUH-O15-33:
TTTCGGGCAAGAAAATCGCGCTGGTGCCCATCCTGCGCGCCGGTCTCGGCATGGTCGAAGGCATGCTTGAACTGATTCCCGCCGCCAAGGTCGGCCACATCGGCCTGTACCGCGACCCGCAGACCCTGCACCCGGTGGAATATTACTGCAAGCTCCCGAACGACATTCAGGATCGCGACGTACTGCTGCTCGATCCCATGCTTGCCACCGGCGGCTCCGCTGTTGCCGCGATTGACGGCCTCAAGCGCCGCGGCGTGCAGCACATCAAGCTTCTCAACCTGATTGCCGCGCCGGAAGGCGTTGCAGCGGTACAGAAGGCCCATCCGGACGTTGAAATCTTTGTCGGCGCAATCGATGAAAAGCTCAACGATCACGGTTATATCCTGCCCGGTCTGGGCGACGCGGGCGACCGCATTTTCGGCACCAAGTAAGTTTCGATTCAACACGCAAACGGTGCGGCCAAAAGCCGCACCGTTTTTATGGAGAAAACCGCTATGGAAGATATACCGCACTGGATCATGCAAACCGAGCGCCTGCGCTTTCGCCGCCTGCGGGCGGACGATTTCGCGCTGATCGCGCCGATCTTGCAGGATGAAAAAATCATGTACGCATGGGAGCACGGCTTTGATTACAACGAGGTATGCGACTGGCTCGCGGACGAGCTGCGCCGCTACCGAGAGGACGGCTGCGGCCACTGCGCCGGCTTCGACCGCCAAACGGGCGAGTTGGTCGCTCTCGCGGGCGCGTTGGTAGAGCAGCTTCCCGAAGGCCCGGCGTACGGCGTCGCCTATATCGTCGACCGCCGCCATTGGGGCAAGGGGTACGGCGTCGAGTGTGCGACAGCCTCGCTCCGCCGCGCCTTTTTGGAGCTTGGCGCCGATCGCGCCGTCGCGGTCATACGGCCGGAAAACCGCTCCTCCCGCCGCGTGGCCGAAGCCTGCGGCATGAAGCCCGCCGGGGAATTCATTCGCCACTATCGCGGCAAGGACATGCCGCATATCATCTACGAACTGCGTAGGCCGGAGTAAGCGGCACACGCCACCCCCCGCGTGGATCACCGAAAAAGTAGGGCCGAGTGACCTCACTCGGCCGACCAAAGACACCCAAAAGGGGCTGTAAAATAAGTTCTCACAAATGAATAGAAAACTGTTGCAAAGCGAAGAATGCTACCAATTTTGTCATTCTGAGAAGCGAAGCGACGAAGAATCTCGCGCGAACGCGCGTTCCCAGCGTAAATTCCGCGCGTTTGCGCGAGATTCTTCACTTCGTTCAGAATGACATTGGGGTACTCTTCTATTTTGCAACAGTTTTTTTACAGCCCCTTTTGCCTTTGCGGTAAAGCCGCATTATTGGGGTTATTCGCTCCGTGCGGGGCGGCCGGGTGTGGTCACCCGGCCCTACCAAGCTACCGTAGGGCGGGGTGACCCCACCCCTCCGCCCGCGGCTACTGCCGCGCATTTAAGTAGCGAGTGCAAGCGAGCCACCAAGTGTCACGACGGAAAATGATAACCCGAATTTGAAATAAATCTATTGACTTTCATGCGCATGTTATATTTAGTATATATATGCGCATGAAAGTGTGGTGATTACGTGGCGCAAAAGAAAATGGGTCGTCCACCATCCGGCGAAAAACCCATGAAAGACCGACTATTTGTTTTGGTCAGCGACGATACAAAAGCCAAGCTGGAACAGTGCAAAACCGCACTGAATACAACAGCTTCCGATATCGTGCGTCGTGGTATCGACAAGATATATGACGACCTATCTGAAAAATGACAGAGGCGGCGCCGCTCCTTGCAAGAAACACGCCGCCTCCACCGCACAACCACCTAAACAGGCAGCCGCATAAATATTATACACTGTGCGGTTTTGTCTGGCAAGGCGTTGTGCAAAACATTGCGAAAGGAAAATGCACAATGAAACAAAAGTTTATCGAAGACCTGTATTTTGGCCGGTACCGCCCCTTTGAGCGCCCGCGCACGCTAAACCCGGCGCGCGACGCGATCGAGCAGCAGATCGACGCGGAAACGCGCTATTTTACCGCCGACATGCGGGATGACGATTGCCGCCGTTTCCTCGACCTGAGCGATCTATACACAGCCTCCGATTCTTTTGACCAAATGGACGCCTTCGCATCCGGCTTGCAGCTTGGCGCGCGGTTCATGCACGCCATATTAGCGGAGGATGAGAGCGAGGTCGTCCCCTGCTCTCGCCTATAAACTTCAAGCCAAGAGGCGGTCCATAAAAGGGCCGCCTCTTTGCTACCTGATTTGTTTTTTCAAGTACCGTTCCTCATAGGCGCGCGCGGCGTAGGCCGTTACCGTTCGGTACACCGAAACATTGCGCACACCGCCGGCTACGCCGACGATCGGCAGGCCCTGCACGAATTTCGCAGTGAGCATTTCGCGCGAAAGGCGGTCGGACGCGGCGCGCAGGCAATCCTCCAGCCGGGTTTTGGGCGGCTGTGCCGTGTCCAGCGCCCGCGCCGCCTGCACGGCTTGCTCCTGAAACTGCTCCCGCTCGTCCTTTTGGCTCAGCGCCGCCGCGATCAACAGCAGCAGATAGCACCGCTCGCCCTCGCTTTCACAGGCAAAACCAAAGCTCAGCGCGATGCGGTACAGGCCGCGCAGCAGCCCGGCCAAAAACACGGGGATATCAGGCAGGCCGATGCCGAGCACACCCAGCGCCGCCCCTTCGGCGAGCGCCGCCCCAGTGCCCCAACGCACCGTGGTACGCGCGCGGCGGCCTACCGCGCGCAGGTGCTTGGCTGTCGCTCCGTCGCGCACCGCGCTGTCCCGGTAGCGGTGCTCGCGCACGGCCGCCCTTTTGTCATAGGTCTTTTCGATCAGCCCTATGCCCTTTTCAAAAATAAGCTGAAAGCTTTTGTAAAACGCGGCGTTCAACTTATCAGCCAAACCATCCGGTATTTTGTCGCTTAACCGGTCCAATGGCCTTGGTCCCATTTGCTCCCGCTTTTGCGCGGCGCGCGCCTGCTGGGTCTGCACCTTGCGCAGTCGTTTATAGATCGCTTTGCTCACTTTGGCCGCTCCTTTCTGAAAAGAAAACAGATGGGGATCATACGATCCCCATCCGAGACTGTCAAAAAACTATTTTTGACAGTCTATCGATCGAAACAAAGCCCCATTTCGATCGAGAATTCCGGCTTCTGCGCGCGCCTTGCAGGCACACTTGAAGTCGGTTTGAATAAAAACCGAGATACATGCTCCCGGTTTTTATGGATTTTGCCGCAAACGGCAAAATCCTATTTTATGCGCGCTGCGGCGCGAAAGGTTCTTTGACAAGCTGAGATGGGGATCATACGATCCCCATCCGCGTTTATTTTATCTGTATCGCTCATCCCAAACCGGCGATCCCGCCGCAAGGGACGCTTGGACATCCAGCACCCGCTGGTTTGCGCTGCCGCGAAAACGCAGCTCAATATTGCGCTCGTCCTCGATGAACGGCCCGTCCACCAACAGATCCAGCGTTCCCAGAAGCTTTTGTGCATATGGATCGTCCAGCGCCAAAAGCTGCTCAAACGTGTAGCCGGTGTATGCCATCAGGTGCTTGTCCGCCTTTTTCAGCTCCTCCGCCAAATGAAAGAGCGGTTCTGCTTGGCAGAAGGGCTCTCCCCCGGAAAAGGTAACGCCACGGACAAATTTATTTTTCAGCATGTCCGCCAGCAAAGCGCCCAGTTCCATTTCGGTGCCGCCCGCAAAATCATGCGTTTGCGGGTTGTGGCAACCCGGACAATGGTGCGGACAGCCCTGCGTAAACACGGTATAGCGGAAGCCGGGCCCGTCGACAATGGATTCGCCGACCGTACCCGCAACGCGCAGCTTGCCTTCCATCTTACGCGGTGTGCTGTTCCGTCATCGAGCAGCAGGAAAGGTCGTGCTTGACGCGGTCGCCTACCTCGGCGCGCTTGGCGTTATTAAAGCGGTCGAGCGTGCCGACCAGATATCCCGTAATGCGGCGGATCCGCTCAAAGCCGACCCCTTCGCCAATCATTTCCGTGGACTTCGTCATGTTTTCCATTTTCAGTACTCCCTTTCCCGTGGTTATTCCTTTACGATTTTCAGTTCATTCGGCCGACGGTCGGCTTCCTCCGCCGCGTCGCCGTGATAGCCGATGGTATCGCTGTTTAAATTCTTGTACAGGCCCAGCTTTTGCAGCTTGGCAAGGGGCACGCCCTCGCCTTCCCTGCGCCCGCAGCGCGGGCAGGTCTCGCCAATGATACCGGTATAGCCGCAAACAGGGTCGCGGTCGACCGGGTGGTTGATCGAGCCGTAGCCAATGCCCACTTCCTTCATGTATCGCACAACGGCTTCAAACGCTTCCAGATTCTGCGTCGGATCGCCGTCAAGCTCGATATAGCTGATATGTCCGCCGTTGGTCAGCTCGTGATAGGGCGCTTCGCGGCTGAGCTTCTCAAACGCGGAGATCGGATAGTACACCGGCACGTGGAACGAGTTGGTGTAATAGTCGCGGTCGGTCACGCCCGGGATCTCGCCGTACTTCTGGCGGTCGATCTTGACAAAGCGGCCCGAAAGCCCCTCCGCCGGGGTGGCGATCACAGAAAAGTTCAGGCCGTACGCCTTCGCCGCCTCATCCATACGCGCGCGCATGTGGCCGATGATCTCAAGGCCAAGGTTCTGCGCTTCGTCGCTTTCGCCGTGGTGCTTGCCGATCAGCGCCTTCAGGCACTCGGCAAGGCCGATAAAGCCGATCGTCAGCGTACCGTGTTTCAAAACCTCGCCCACCGTGTCGTCCGGGCCAAGGCCGTCGGAATCCAGCCAAATGCCCTCACCCATCAGGAAGGGGTAATTACGCACCTTTTTGTTTGCCTGAATGCGGTAGCGCGCCAACAGCTGTTCGGTCACAAGGTCGATCTTGCGGTCAAGGTCCTCAAAGAACCAGTCGACGTCCCCGTGC
Protein-coding regions in this window:
- the nrdG gene encoding anaerobic ribonucleoside-triphosphate reductase activating protein — encoded protein: MEGKLRVAGTVGESIVDGPGFRYTVFTQGCPHHCPGCHNPQTHDFAGGTEMELGALLADMLKNKFVRGVTFSGGEPFCQAEPLFHLAEELKKADKHLMAYTGYTFEQLLALDDPYAQKLLGTLDLLVDGPFIEDERNIELRFRGSANQRVLDVQASLAAGSPVWDERYR
- a CDS encoding CopG family transcriptional regulator, coding for MKDRLFVLVSDDTKAKLEQCKTALNTTASDIVRRGIDKIYDDLSEK
- a CDS encoding EcsC family protein, with translation MSKAIYKRLRKVQTQQARAAQKREQMGPRPLDRLSDKIPDGLADKLNAAFYKSFQLIFEKGIGLIEKTYDKRAAVREHRYRDSAVRDGATAKHLRAVGRRARTTVRWGTGAALAEGAALGVLGIGLPDIPVFLAGLLRGLYRIALSFGFACESEGERCYLLLLIAAALSQKDEREQFQEQAVQAARALDTAQPPKTRLEDCLRAASDRLSREMLTAKFVQGLPIVGVAGGVRNVSVYRTVTAYAARAYEERYLKKQIR
- a CDS encoding GNAT family N-acetyltransferase, with protein sequence MEDIPHWIMQTERLRFRRLRADDFALIAPILQDEKIMYAWEHGFDYNEVCDWLADELRRYREDGCGHCAGFDRQTGELVALAGALVEQLPEGPAYGVAYIVDRRHWGKGYGVECATASLRRAFLELGADRAVAVIRPENRSSRRVAEACGMKPAGEFIRHYRGKDMPHIIYELRRPE
- the upp gene encoding uracil phosphoribosyltransferase, whose translation is MATVHEMDHPLIMHKLSLMRDKTTGVKEFREATAEIAMLMCYEATRDLPLKEITIETPLSEARVKVISGKKIALVPILRAGLGMVEGMLELIPAAKVGHIGLYRDPQTLHPVEYYCKLPNDIQDRDVLLLDPMLATGGSAVAAIDGLKRRGVQHIKLLNLIAAPEGVAAVQKAHPDVEIFVGAIDEKLNDHGYILPGLGDAGDRIFGTK
- a CDS encoding DUF6809 family protein; translation: MKQKFIEDLYFGRYRPFERPRTLNPARDAIEQQIDAETRYFTADMRDDDCRRFLDLSDLYTASDSFDQMDAFASGLQLGARFMHAILAEDESEVVPCSRL